A genomic window from Methanovulcanius yangii includes:
- the fdhF gene encoding formate dehydrogenase subunit alpha has protein sequence MDMKYVQTTCPYCGTGCSFNLVVKDGKVVDTAPYHRSPVNEGKMCPKGTYAHEFVNREDRLTVPLIKKDGKFVEATWDEAYKLIAEKFKGYKPDEIAVLSSARTSNEENYALMKLARGAFKTRHIDHCARLCHASTVAGLAASFGSGAMTNSIGDIAESKCVFILGSNTFEQHPLIGRRVMQAKMNGAKLIYADPRYTCTGKQADLYMQFRSGSDVAILNGMMQEIIKNGWEDKEFIESRVKGFEELKAEVMQEKYSLENVAKISGIPPEQLKQATEWFAKAESACILYSMGITQHTVGVDNVKSVANIQMLTGNLGKAGAGVNALRGQNNVQGACDMGALPVVFTGYQKVIDPAAHQKFADGWGFPDGICEAANGYEVTTMMDVLTDKPGELKAMYIMGENPLISDPDLTHVEHAFEAIEFLVVQDIFLTETAQYADVVLPATCYAEKDGTQTSTERRVQMWRKAQDPPGQAKVDWKIIAEVGAAMGYPEQFAWESAEDVFNEMAGLTPSYHGMTYERLNKPEALHWPCPTEEHPGTPILHIGKFSHPDGMGVMHVCEYKPPAEVPDEEYPYILTTGRCIWHWHTGSMTRRSATLDHEVPTGWIEINTEDAAALGIKDKEVVKAITRRGEVEVPAKVTDEIMKGVMFMPFHFVECAANRLTNNALDPIAKIPEFKACSIKVEKIQEA, from the coding sequence ATGGATATGAAGTACGTTCAGACAACCTGCCCCTACTGTGGGACGGGATGTTCATTCAACCTCGTGGTCAAAGACGGCAAGGTCGTTGATACCGCACCGTATCACCGCTCCCCCGTCAATGAAGGCAAGATGTGTCCGAAAGGAACCTATGCCCACGAGTTTGTGAACAGAGAAGACCGGCTTACCGTGCCGCTCATCAAGAAGGACGGCAAGTTTGTGGAAGCCACCTGGGATGAAGCCTACAAGCTCATCGCAGAGAAATTCAAGGGCTACAAACCCGACGAGATCGCAGTTCTTTCCTCGGCACGTACCTCCAATGAGGAGAACTACGCACTGATGAAGCTCGCACGCGGTGCATTCAAGACCCGTCACATCGACCACTGTGCCCGTCTCTGCCACGCATCGACGGTCGCAGGTCTTGCAGCATCGTTCGGATCCGGTGCAATGACCAACTCCATTGGCGACATCGCCGAGTCCAAGTGTGTCTTTATTCTCGGGTCCAACACCTTCGAGCAGCACCCCCTCATCGGACGCCGCGTCATGCAGGCAAAGATGAACGGTGCAAAGCTCATCTACGCTGACCCCCGATACACCTGTACCGGAAAGCAGGCAGACCTCTACATGCAGTTCCGCTCAGGATCGGATGTTGCCATCCTCAACGGAATGATGCAGGAGATCATCAAAAACGGATGGGAAGACAAGGAATTCATCGAGTCCAGGGTCAAGGGCTTCGAGGAACTCAAGGCAGAGGTCATGCAGGAGAAGTACTCTCTCGAGAACGTCGCCAAAATCTCCGGCATTCCCCCCGAACAGCTGAAGCAGGCAACCGAATGGTTTGCAAAGGCTGAGTCCGCCTGTATCCTCTACTCGATGGGTATCACCCAGCACACCGTCGGTGTCGACAATGTGAAGTCCGTCGCAAACATCCAGATGCTCACCGGAAACCTCGGCAAGGCCGGCGCCGGTGTCAACGCACTGCGTGGACAGAACAATGTGCAGGGAGCCTGCGACATGGGAGCACTCCCGGTCGTCTTTACCGGCTACCAGAAGGTCATCGACCCCGCCGCACACCAGAAGTTCGCAGACGGATGGGGATTCCCCGACGGTATCTGTGAAGCCGCGAACGGATACGAAGTCACCACCATGATGGACGTCCTCACCGACAAGCCCGGTGAACTCAAGGCAATGTACATCATGGGCGAGAACCCGCTCATCTCCGACCCGGACCTCACTCACGTCGAGCATGCATTCGAGGCAATCGAGTTCCTCGTCGTCCAGGATATCTTCCTGACCGAGACCGCACAGTATGCAGACGTTGTCCTGCCCGCCACCTGCTACGCAGAGAAGGACGGCACCCAGACCTCCACCGAACGCCGCGTTCAGATGTGGAGAAAGGCACAGGACCCGCCCGGACAGGCAAAGGTCGACTGGAAGATCATCGCAGAAGTCGGTGCCGCAATGGGCTACCCCGAGCAGTTCGCATGGGAGTCCGCAGAGGACGTCTTCAACGAGATGGCAGGGCTCACCCCGTCCTACCACGGCATGACCTACGAGCGGCTCAACAAGCCCGAGGCACTCCACTGGCCATGCCCCACCGAGGAGCACCCCGGCACACCGATCCTGCACATCGGCAAGTTCTCCCACCCCGACGGCATGGGTGTCATGCACGTCTGTGAGTATAAGCCGCCCGCAGAAGTCCCCGACGAGGAGTACCCGTACATCCTCACCACCGGACGCTGTATCTGGCACTGGCACACCGGTTCCATGACCCGCCGGTCCGCGACCCTCGACCACGAGGTCCCGACCGGATGGATCGAGATCAACACCGAGGATGCAGCAGCCCTCGGCATCAAGGACAAGGAAGTCGTCAAGGCAATCACCCGTCGTGGAGAAGTCGAAGTACCTGCAAAGGTCACCGACGAGATCATGAAGGGCGTCATGTTCATGCCGTTCCACTTCGTCGAGTGTGCAGCAAACAGGCTGACCAACAACGCACTGGACCCAATCGCTAAGATTCCGGAGTTCAAGGCCTGTTCAATCAAAGTTGAAAAGATCCAGGAGGCCTGA
- a CDS encoding Coenzyme F420 hydrogenase/dehydrogenase, beta subunit C-terminal domain, which translates to MVAKGDMVYAMSTDAEILKKGELGGAVTALQKFALESGTVNAVLAVKKGYDIYDATPVLIKDPAELADTAGSLHCGTLLVASPIKKYLDGGKDMKIGVTVKGCDMMALLELARRGSVNLDNIITIGLNCGGSVSPVSARKMIADKFGVNPDDVHKEEIDKGQFIIEYGDEHKGISIDELEEEGYGRRSNCRRCKYKIPRNADLACGNWGVIGEKAGKATFIEVCSDKGADLLTRAVAAGVVQVEPAIPKGVEIRGKVENAMLKLGEKWRTNDFKKLSKDLWGTINEETSRCIKCYSCIENCPVCFKLADELKGDSKMITSGEIPPNPMFHMRRFAHISDTCINCGQCQELCPMDIPLALFSHAIRAESDVEFEPKLGEGSYNNK; encoded by the coding sequence ATGGTAGCAAAAGGCGATATGGTATATGCAATGTCCACTGATGCCGAGATTCTTAAGAAGGGCGAGCTTGGTGGCGCCGTCACCGCACTCCAGAAATTCGCCCTCGAATCCGGCACGGTCAACGCGGTGCTGGCAGTGAAGAAGGGATATGACATCTACGATGCAACCCCTGTCCTCATCAAAGACCCGGCTGAGCTTGCAGACACTGCCGGATCCCTCCACTGCGGTACACTGCTCGTCGCCAGCCCCATTAAGAAATATCTTGATGGCGGCAAGGACATGAAGATCGGAGTCACCGTCAAGGGCTGTGACATGATGGCATTGCTCGAACTCGCAAGACGTGGCTCGGTCAATCTCGACAACATAATAACGATCGGCCTGAACTGTGGTGGATCAGTTAGTCCTGTCTCCGCCCGAAAGATGATCGCAGACAAGTTCGGAGTCAACCCGGACGATGTGCACAAGGAAGAGATCGACAAAGGCCAGTTCATCATCGAGTACGGCGATGAGCACAAGGGCATCTCCATCGATGAACTCGAAGAGGAGGGCTACGGCCGCCGGTCCAACTGCCGGCGCTGCAAGTACAAAATCCCGAGAAATGCTGATCTTGCATGCGGCAACTGGGGTGTCATCGGCGAGAAGGCAGGTAAGGCAACCTTCATCGAAGTCTGCAGCGACAAAGGTGCAGATCTGCTCACCAGGGCTGTTGCAGCCGGTGTTGTCCAGGTCGAACCAGCCATTCCAAAGGGTGTTGAAATCCGCGGCAAGGTCGAGAATGCCATGCTCAAACTCGGTGAGAAATGGCGTACAAATGACTTCAAAAAGCTCAGCAAGGATCTCTGGGGAACAATCAACGAGGAGACCTCCCGCTGTATCAAATGTTACTCCTGTATCGAAAACTGTCCGGTCTGTTTCAAACTCGCGGATGAACTCAAGGGAGATTCCAAGATGATCACCTCCGGAGAGATCCCGCCAAACCCCATGTTCCACATGCGCCGGTTTGCACACATCAGTGACACCTGCATCAACTGCGGCCAGTGCCAAGAGCTCTGTCCGATGGACATCCCACTTGCACTCTTCTCCCATGCCATACGGGCAGAAAGTGATGTGGAATTTGAACCGAAGCTCGGCGAGGGTTCATATAACAACAAATAA
- the fdhF gene encoding formate dehydrogenase subunit alpha has protein sequence MDMKYVQTTCPYCGTGCSFNLVVKDGKVVDTAPYHRSPVNEGKMCPKGTYAHEFVNREDRLTVPLIKKDGKFVEATWDEAYKLIAEKFKGYKPDEIAVLSSARTSNEENYALMKLARGAFKTRHIDHCARLCHASTVAGLAASFGSGAMTNSIGDIAESKCVFILGSNTFEQHPLIGRRVMQAKMNGAKLIYADPRYTCTGKQADLYMQFRSGSDVAILNGMMQEIIKNGWEDKEFIESRVKGFEELKAEVMQEKYSLENVAKISGIPPEQLKQATEWFAKAESACILYSMGITQHTVGVDNVKSVANIQMLTGNLGKAGAGVNALRGQNNVQGACDMGALPVVFTGYQKVIDPAAHQKFADGWGFPDGICEAANGYEVTTMMDVLTDKPGELKAMYIMGENPLISDPDLTHVEHAFEAIEFLVVQDIFLTETAQYADVVLPATCYAEKDGTQTSTERRVQMWRKAQDPPGQAKVDWKIIAEVGAAMGYPEQFAWESAEDVFNEMAGLTPSYHGMTYERLNKPEALHWPCPTEEHPGTPILHIGKFSHPDGMGVMHVCEYKPPAEVPDEEYPYILTTGRCIWHWHTGSMTRRSATLDHEVPTGWIEINTEDAAALGIKDKEVVKAITRRGEVEVPAKVTDEIMKGVMFMPFHFVECAANRLTNNALDPIAKIPEFKACSIKVEKIQEA, from the coding sequence ATGGACATGAAATACGTTCAGACAACCTGCCCCTACTGTGGGACAGGATGTTCGTTCAACCTCGTGGTCAAAGACGGCAAGGTCGTAGATACAGCACCGTATCACCGCTCCCCCGTCAATGAAGGCAAGATGTGTCCGAAAGGAACCTATGCCCACGAGTTTGTGAACAGAGAAGACCGGCTTACCGTGCCGCTCATCAAGAAGGACGGCAAGTTTGTGGAAGCCACCTGGGATGAAGCCTACAAGCTCATCGCAGAGAAATTCAAGGGCTACAAACCCGACGAGATCGCAGTCCTTTCCTCGGCACGTACCTCCAATGAGGAGAACTACGCGCTGATGAAGCTCGCACGCGGTGCATTCAAGACCCGTCACATCGACCACTGTGCCCGTCTCTGCCACGCATCGACGGTCGCAGGTCTTGCAGCATCGTTCGGATCCGGTGCAATGACCAACTCCATTGGCGACATCGCCGAGTCCAAGTGTGTCTTTATTCTCGGGTCCAACACCTTCGAGCAGCACCCCCTCATCGGACGCCGCGTCATGCAGGCAAAGATGAACGGTGCAAAGCTCATCTACGCTGACCCCCGATACACCTGTACCGGAAAGCAGGCAGACCTCTACATGCAGTTCCGCTCAGGATCGGATGTTGCCATCCTCAACGGAATGATGCAGGAGATCATCAAAAACGGATGGGAAGACAAGGAATTCATCGAGTCCAGGGTCAAGGGCTTCGAGGAACTCAAGGCAGAGGTCATGCAGGAGAAGTACTCTCTCGAGAACGTCGCCAAAATCTCCGGCATTCCCCCCGAACAGCTGAAGCAGGCAACCGAATGGTTTGCAAAGGCTGAGTCCGCCTGTATCCTCTACTCGATGGGTATCACCCAGCACACCGTCGGTGTCGACAATGTGAAGTCCGTCGCAAACATCCAGATGCTCACCGGAAACCTCGGCAAGGCCGGCGCCGGTGTCAACGCACTGCGTGGACAGAACAATGTGCAGGGAGCCTGCGACATGGGAGCACTCCCGGTCGTCTTTACCGGCTACCAGAAGGTCATCGACCCCGCCGCACACCAGAAGTTCGCAGACGGATGGGGATTCCCCGACGGTATCTGTGAAGCCGCGAACGGATACGAAGTCACCACCATGATGGACGTCCTCACCGACAAGCCCGGTGAACTCAAGGCAATGTACATCATGGGCGAGAACCCGCTCATCTCCGATCCGGACCTCACCCACGTCGAGCACGCATTCGAGGCAATCGAGTTCCTCGTCGTCCAGGATATCTTCCTGACCGAGACCGCACAGTATGCAGACGTTGTCCTGCCCGCCACCTGCTACGCAGAGAAGGACGGCACCCAGACCTCCACCGAACGCCGCGTTCAGATGTGGAGAAAGGCACAGGACCCGCCCGGACAGGCAAAGGTCGACTGGAAGATCATCGCAGAAGTCGGTGCCGCAATGGGCTACCCCGAGCAGTTCGCATGGGAGTCCGCAGAGGACGTCTTCAACGAGATGGCAGGGCTCACCCCGTCCTACCACGGCATGACCTACGAGCGGCTCAACAAGCCCGAGGCACTCCACTGGCCCTGCCCCACCGAGGAGCACCCCGGCACACCGATCCTGCACATCGGCAAGTTCTCCCACCCCGACGGCATGGGTGTCATGCACGTCTGTGAGTACAAGCCGCCCGCAGAAGTCCCCGACGAGGAGTACCCGTACATCCTCACCACCGGACGCTGTATCTGGCACTGGCACACCGGTTCCATGACCCGCCGGTCCGCGACCCTCGACCACGAGGTCCCGACCGGATGGATCGAGATCAACACCGAGGATGCAGCAGCCCTCGGCATCAAGGACAAGGAAGTCGTCAAGGCAATCACCCGTCGTGGAGAAGTCGAAGTGCCTGCAAAGGTCACCGACGAGATCATGAAGGGCGTCATGTTCATGCCGTTCCACTTCGTCGAGTGTGCAGCAAACAGGCTGACCAACAACGCACTGGACCCAATCGCTAAGATTCCGGAGTTCAAGGCCTGTTCAATCAAAGTTGAAAAGATCCAGGAGGCCTGA
- a CDS encoding Coenzyme F420 hydrogenase/dehydrogenase, beta subunit C-terminal domain — translation MVAKGDMVYASAADAAICEKGECGGAVTALLKYALESGMVDAVLAVKKGYDVFDATPVIITNPEEIAQTAGSLHCGTVLLPKLIKKYLDGARNEKLAITLKGCDAKAMYELAKRNQINLDNVVMIGLNCGGSVAPVSARKMITEKFGINPDDVVKEEIDKGQFIVITKDGEHKGISIDDLEEEGYGRRANCQRCKTKVPRQCDVACGNWGVIGDKAGKATFIEVCSDKGAALVDGAVKAGALATEAPIPKGIEIRGKVENAMLKLADKHRAAQFGALGESEDRLKFIMDETSRCIKCYSCIENCPICYCVECSTKKPHLVTPGQVPPPFMFHLIRFSHISDSCINCGQCEELCAMDIPNSLFMHSLQVEMEKMFGFTPGVNMDLPVLALVEEPTERKRLSDTGDDQIFDIFQ, via the coding sequence ATGGTAGCAAAAGGCGATATGGTATACGCATCCGCAGCCGATGCAGCAATATGCGAGAAAGGCGAATGCGGTGGCGCGGTTACGGCCCTCCTCAAATACGCTCTTGAGAGTGGCATGGTCGACGCGGTTCTCGCAGTGAAGAAGGGCTACGATGTCTTCGATGCAACACCCGTCATCATTACCAACCCCGAAGAGATTGCACAGACGGCAGGATCTCTTCACTGTGGTACCGTGCTCCTTCCGAAACTCATCAAGAAGTACCTTGACGGTGCACGCAATGAAAAACTTGCAATCACGCTCAAGGGCTGTGACGCAAAGGCAATGTACGAACTTGCCAAGAGGAACCAGATCAACCTCGACAATGTCGTGATGATCGGTCTCAACTGTGGTGGTTCGGTTGCACCTGTCAGCGCACGCAAGATGATCACCGAGAAGTTCGGCATCAACCCCGACGATGTCGTCAAAGAGGAGATCGACAAAGGCCAGTTCATCGTCATCACCAAAGACGGCGAACACAAGGGCATCTCCATCGATGACCTCGAGGAAGAAGGATACGGACGCCGTGCAAACTGCCAGCGCTGTAAGACGAAGGTCCCCCGCCAGTGTGATGTAGCATGTGGTAACTGGGGTGTCATCGGCGACAAGGCCGGCAAGGCAACCTTCATCGAAGTCTGCAGCGACAAGGGTGCAGCCCTCGTCGACGGAGCAGTCAAGGCCGGTGCACTCGCTACCGAGGCACCCATCCCCAAGGGCATTGAAATTCGTGGCAAGGTCGAAAACGCCATGCTCAAACTCGCTGACAAGCACCGTGCAGCACAGTTCGGCGCACTCGGCGAGAGCGAGGACCGCCTCAAGTTCATCATGGACGAGACCTCCCGCTGTATCAAATGTTACTCCTGTATCGAGAACTGCCCCATCTGCTACTGTGTCGAGTGTTCCACCAAGAAACCACACCTCGTCACTCCGGGTCAGGTTCCGCCTCCCTTCATGTTCCACCTGATCAGGTTCTCCCACATATCGGACTCCTGTATCAACTGTGGGCAGTGCGAAGAACTCTGTGCAATGGACATTCCGAACTCACTCTTCATGCACTCCCTCCAGGTTGAGATGGAGAAGATGTTCGGATTCACCCCTGGTGTCAACATGGATCTCCCGGTCCTCGCCCTCGTGGAGGAGCCGACCGAGCGCAAGCGTCTCAGCGACACCGGCGACGATCAGATCTTCGACATCTTCCAATAA